In the Actinomycetota bacterium genome, GCTCGAAGGAAACGAAGGCCGTCATCACGTCGACCTGGGCGTTGGTGAGCTGGGTCAGCGGGCCGTAGAGGCGGGCGACGTAGAGGGCGAGGGCCGTGAGGGTGCCGACGGTGAGCGTGCCCTCGATGACCATGCGGGTGCCCCACCAGTAGACGAGCACCGTACCGACGGCACCCAGCATGCCGAGGGCGGCGAAGAACACCCGTCCCAGCAGGGCGGTGCGGATGCCGATGTCCCGCACCCTGCCGGCCTTTTCGGCGAACTCGGCGGCCTCCCGGTCGGGGTGGCCGAAGAGCTTGACCAGCAGGGCGCCCGACACGTTGAACCGCTCGGTCATGTTAGCGTTCATGGCCGCGCTGAGGTTGAAGGACTGGCGGGTCAGCTTCTGGAGGTGGCGGCCCACCCGCTTGGCCGGGGCCACGAACAGCGGGACCACCACCAGGGTGAGCAGCGTCAGCCGCCACTCCAGGCGGAGCATCACGGTGAGTGTCACGATGAGGGTGAACACGTTCTGCACGACGCTGCCCAGGGTGGAGGTGAACGCCCGCTGCGCCCCCTGCACGTCGGTGTTCAGCCGGGACATGAGGGCGCCCGTCTGGGTCCGGGTGAAGAAGGCCAACGGCATGCGGTTGACGTGTTCGTAGAGGGCCGAGCGCAGGTCGAAGGTCAGGCCCTCGCCGATGCGGGCCGTCCACCACCGCTGGAAGAGGTTGAGGACCAGATCGGTGATGGCCAGCCCGACGGCCAGCAGGGCCAGCAGGTTGAGCCCCGACAGGTCGGCCCGGGGTATGGCGTGGTTGTCGATGATGGCCCGGAAGACCAGCGGGGGCATGACCGTGACCAGGGCCGAGGCCAAGATGGTGGCGACGTAGCCGGTGATCATCCACCGGTAGGGCCGGGCGAAGGCCCACACCCGCTTGAGGACCAGCCGGTCGAGCTTGGCCCCGGCCACGAACTCCGGGTCGCGGTTCCACAGGTGATGGTGGTCACCCATCCCGCTCCCGAACGGCCTAGACCCGAACCCTCTCACGCAGTGAAGGTACCCGTCGCTCGGGAACCGGGCTGCGGGCCGGGCGGTAGTTTGACGGCGTGCCCGTGCCCCAGACCGAGCCCTGTCGCCCTTACCGGCGTGGTTGAACCAGCCGCGGAGGGGCCGGCCGACCCGTCGGTGGGGGGCCGGCTGGCGGTGCGGGCCCGTGAACTGGCCACCAAGGGGGCAGCTGTGGCCGGCGACCTGCCGTCGGGCAAGCGGCTGGCGGGCTTGTCGCCGGGTGAGCGTAAGGCTCGGCTCGAGAAACTGCGGGTCGACCTCTACGCCATCTCGTCCGTGCTGGCCGAGGCGGCTGTCGCCCGGGCCTTGGCCGACCGTCCCAACCGCCCCCCTTACGGACTGGTCCGCTCGGGCCACACCGACTGGCGGATGGTCCTCGACACCCCCACCACCGTCGAGGAGGGCACGGTCGCGGGCTTCTACGAGCTGGGCAAGCTCTACGTCGACACCACCGTCTTCCACCTCCACAAGGAGCTGAGCGACCTGCCCCACGGCGAACGG is a window encoding:
- a CDS encoding ABC transporter ATP-binding protein, with translation MRGFGSRPFGSGMGDHHHLWNRDPEFVAGAKLDRLVLKRVWAFARPYRWMITGYVATILASALVTVMPPLVFRAIIDNHAIPRADLSGLNLLALLAVGLAITDLVLNLFQRWWTARIGEGLTFDLRSALYEHVNRMPLAFFTRTQTGALMSRLNTDVQGAQRAFTSTLGSVVQNVFTLIVTLTVMLRLEWRLTLLTLVVVPLFVAPAKRVGRHLQKLTRQSFNLSAAMNANMTERFNVSGALLVKLFGHPDREAAEFAEKAGRVRDIGIRTALLGRVFFAALGMLGAVGTVLVYWWGTRMVIEGTLTVGTLTALALYVARLYGPLTQLTNAQVDVMTAFVSFERVFEVLDAQPSITDSPGSFDLGGDRPVEGRIELENVWFRYPAPSTVSIASLEADTASPLSDEPSALILKGVSFTAEPGQMVALVGPTGAGKSTLCSLVPRLYDVTAGTVRIDGHDVRDLTLTSVAAAIGMVAQDSHLFHDTVRANLAYARPEATDDEIEQACRAARIHDLISGLPEGYDTVVGERGYRLSGGEKQRLALARVLLKSPAIVILDEATAHLDSETELLVQQALAEALKGRTSLVIAHRLSTIQAADQILVVDEGRVVERGTHAELVGRQGLYRELYLTQYARPTAQPAGP